A genomic region of Cyanobacteria bacterium FACHB-DQ100 contains the following coding sequences:
- a CDS encoding chemotaxis response regulator protein-glutamate methylesterase: protein MRIAIVNDMSLAVEALRRVLMQAPQHQVAWIAYTGAEAVQKCAQDQPDLILMDLFMPEMDGIEATRQIMQRSPCAILVVTADVEHSSAKVFEAMGHGALDAVNTPILSSSGTPEDARLLLSKIKTIGKLIGKTEFTPIQSRSPLVVIGASTGGPKAIVTILAQLPPDFSAAIVIVQHVDVQFAMGMIDWLDQQTALPVSKAMSGDRPTKGKVLFACSNDHLCLQSNGTLAYTPYPTDYPYRPSVDVFFKSVAQYGKDQGAAILLTGMGRDGAEGLRTLRQRGWYTIAQAGESCVVYGMPKAAIELNAAVDVLNPDAIATALLHRFH, encoded by the coding sequence ATGAGAATTGCGATCGTCAATGATATGAGCTTAGCCGTGGAAGCGCTGCGACGAGTGTTAATGCAGGCTCCTCAACATCAGGTTGCTTGGATTGCCTACACCGGTGCAGAAGCGGTACAAAAATGCGCTCAGGATCAACCCGATTTGATTTTAATGGATCTGTTTATGCCAGAAATGGACGGCATCGAAGCGACGCGGCAAATCATGCAGCGATCGCCCTGTGCCATTCTGGTAGTGACAGCAGATGTGGAGCATAGTTCTGCAAAAGTGTTTGAAGCAATGGGACATGGCGCACTCGATGCTGTCAATACACCCATTCTCAGCAGTTCAGGAACGCCCGAAGATGCACGGTTACTGCTGTCAAAGATCAAAACCATTGGCAAACTGATTGGGAAGACTGAGTTCACTCCCATCCAGTCACGATCGCCCTTAGTCGTCATTGGGGCTTCAACAGGCGGGCCAAAAGCCATTGTCACAATTCTTGCTCAATTGCCACCCGATTTTAGCGCTGCGATCGTGATTGTGCAGCACGTTGATGTGCAGTTTGCGATGGGAATGATTGATTGGTTAGATCAACAAACCGCGCTCCCTGTCAGCAAAGCCATGAGCGGCGATCGACCCACAAAAGGTAAAGTCTTATTTGCTTGTAGCAATGATCATCTCTGTTTGCAATCGAACGGAACCTTAGCTTATACGCCCTATCCAACCGATTATCCTTACCGTCCGTCCGTCGATGTCTTCTTCAAAAGCGTGGCACAATATGGAAAAGATCAAGGTGCTGCTATTTTACTCACAGGTATGGGGCGGGATGGAGCAGAAGGATTGAGAACATTGCGTCAGCGAGGCTGGTACACGATCGCTCAAGCTGGGGAAAGCTGTGTGGTCTATGGAATGCCCAAAGCCGCGATCGAGCTAAATGCGGCTGTGGATGTGCTCAACCCTGACGCGATCGCTACTGCCTTACTGCACCGTTTCCATTGA
- a CDS encoding response regulator, whose translation MSDPITVLLIDDQAIISEAIQKMLAPEADIAFHYCNNPLYALKAAAQCNPTVILQDLVMPQMDGLLVVRFLRSQDAPTADVPLIVLSSKEEPLIKAQAFELGANDYLVKLPDRVELIARIRYHSRAYNNLRKRQEAEAQLRDENLRQAQYIEQVNKLTKAAVSVEEHTFKPEDLSEVSDRNDELGQLSRVFVQMVGTVNTRQEELKRLNESFARFFPSEYLRFLRKESVTEVQLGDYVSKTMAVMFSDIRSFTTISESMSPQDNFNFVNAYLKRVSPEIRNHYGIIVKFLGDGMMAVFPEGADDAVAAGVAKQLRVQEYNVERMARGDLPVQVGIGIHVGHMMLGMVGETNRIQGDAFSDTVNLTSRLEGLTKYYGVSMLISGQTLEYLSNPGQYQIRFLDRAIVKGRNEPITVYEILDAETEENRLLKRQTQSIFDQGIECYREAKFDQAKRHFEEVLKTNPNDYTAQLYVDRVTELLDRGVPKDWTDAWTFDEK comes from the coding sequence ATGAGCGATCCCATCACAGTTCTACTCATTGACGATCAAGCGATCATTAGCGAAGCCATCCAAAAGATGCTGGCTCCTGAAGCAGATATTGCCTTCCACTACTGCAACAATCCACTTTATGCGCTGAAAGCCGCAGCACAATGCAATCCTACTGTGATTTTGCAGGATCTAGTGATGCCTCAAATGGATGGATTATTGGTGGTGCGATTTTTGCGATCGCAAGATGCCCCGACTGCGGATGTGCCCCTGATTGTTCTATCTAGCAAAGAAGAACCCCTGATCAAGGCTCAAGCTTTTGAACTGGGTGCAAACGATTATTTAGTGAAGTTGCCCGATCGGGTTGAACTGATTGCCCGGATTCGCTATCACTCCAGAGCCTACAATAACCTCCGCAAGCGCCAAGAAGCCGAAGCCCAACTGCGCGATGAGAACCTGCGTCAAGCACAGTACATTGAGCAAGTGAATAAGCTCACCAAAGCAGCCGTCTCGGTTGAAGAACATACCTTTAAGCCCGAAGATTTAAGCGAAGTCAGCGATCGCAACGATGAACTTGGACAGCTATCGCGTGTGTTTGTTCAGATGGTCGGCACGGTTAACACTCGCCAGGAAGAACTCAAGCGGCTGAATGAATCTTTTGCCCGTTTCTTTCCGTCTGAGTATCTGCGCTTTCTCCGCAAAGAGTCTGTCACCGAAGTGCAGTTGGGCGATTATGTCAGTAAAACAATGGCGGTAATGTTTAGTGACATTCGATCGTTCACGACGATTTCAGAATCGATGTCGCCGCAGGATAACTTTAACTTCGTCAATGCTTATCTCAAGCGTGTCAGTCCAGAAATTCGCAATCACTATGGCATTATTGTCAAATTTCTCGGTGATGGCATGATGGCAGTGTTTCCAGAAGGAGCAGACGATGCGGTGGCGGCTGGAGTCGCGAAACAGCTTCGGGTACAAGAATACAATGTTGAGCGAATGGCACGGGGAGATTTGCCGGTTCAAGTTGGCATCGGAATTCATGTTGGACACATGATGTTGGGCATGGTTGGGGAAACGAATCGGATTCAAGGCGATGCGTTTTCGGATACCGTCAACCTCACCTCTCGGCTGGAAGGACTGACCAAATACTATGGGGTTTCGATGTTAATCTCTGGACAAACCTTAGAGTATCTGAGTAATCCGGGGCAATATCAAATTCGCTTTCTCGATCGAGCGATCGTCAAAGGACGCAACGAACCAATCACGGTGTATGAAATTTTAGATGCGGAGACAGAAGAAAATCGGTTGCTGAAGCGGCAGACTCAGTCCATATTTGATCAGGGGATTGAGTGTTATCGAGAAGCGAAGTTCGATCAAGCAAAACGCCATTTTGAAGAGGTTCTAAAGACAAATCCTAACGATTACACGGCACAACTTTATGTTGATCGGGTAACGGAATTGCTCGATCGAGGAGTTCCCAAAGACTGGACAGACGCTTGGACATTTGATGAAAAGTAA
- a CDS encoding prepilin peptidase: MDLLAVPALVLVFFVGASIGSFLNVVIYRLPAGLSLIYPPSRCPHCLTRLRKRENIPVFGWLRLKGKCAHCKSSIAPRYPLIEAITGILFVIVFWIFGISIQTLGYWTFLSWLLALAMIDLDTMTLPNPLTQSGLVLGLVFSTIVGFLSGGIVGAIGGFITAVIGAIVGIWLLDLIAIVASMILGQTAMGAGDSKLMGMIGAWLGWQLMLIGGFLACLTGAIVGIAALKLGRLSRRQAMPFGPFLALGAGLSLFYGQAMLSSYLQLFAL; the protein is encoded by the coding sequence ATGGATCTTCTTGCTGTCCCGGCTCTGGTTTTGGTGTTTTTTGTGGGTGCCTCGATCGGGAGCTTTCTGAATGTCGTAATCTACCGCTTGCCTGCGGGACTCTCGCTGATTTATCCGCCGTCGCGCTGTCCCCACTGCCTCACTCGCCTGCGAAAACGCGAGAATATTCCTGTGTTCGGTTGGCTACGCCTGAAAGGAAAATGCGCTCATTGTAAAAGCTCGATCGCACCCCGCTACCCGCTCATCGAAGCGATCACGGGCATTTTATTTGTCATCGTGTTCTGGATTTTCGGCATCTCGATCCAAACGCTTGGATACTGGACATTTCTCAGTTGGCTGCTTGCACTGGCGATGATTGATCTCGATACGATGACGTTACCAAATCCATTGACGCAATCGGGATTAGTGTTGGGGTTGGTGTTCAGCACGATCGTTGGCTTTTTAAGCGGCGGCATCGTCGGCGCAATTGGGGGATTCATTACGGCTGTAATCGGCGCGATCGTCGGAATTTGGCTATTGGATCTCATTGCGATCGTCGCTTCGATGATTCTGGGACAAACAGCCATGGGAGCCGGGGACTCGAAGCTAATGGGGATGATCGGCGCGTGGCTGGGCTGGCAGTTGATGCTGATCGGGGGATTTTTGGCGTGTTTGACGGGGGCGATCGTGGGAATTGCCGCGCTAAAATTGGGGCGATTATCGCGTCGTCAAGCGATGCCGTTTGGCCCGTTTCTAGCGCTGGGCGCGGGTTTGAGCTTGTTTTATGGTCAAGCGATGCTATCGAGCTACCTGCAATTATTTGCCCTCTGA
- a CDS encoding phenylalanine--tRNA ligase subunit beta translates to MRISLNWLRELIDISMTPEALAEKLTMAGFEVEDIEDRRTWADGVVVGKVLTREQHPNADRLSVCTVDIGGESPSQIVCGAANVRADIFVAVATLGTYLPNVDLKIKPAKLRGVESKGMICSLSELGLTKESEGIHIFDETVTGALQPGMDVRPLLGLDDAILDLTSTANRADALSLVGIAREVAALTGGTLRLPQPAAPQVEQNRSLSINISDAQACPTYIGTMIENVKIAPSPLWLQRRLLASGVRSINNIVDVTNYIMLEWGQPLHAFDLDRLIQVAGSDQIEMGVRFARSGESVKTLDGQDRKLQEQALLITVNDKPTMLAGVFGGEETEVSDTTQNVLLEAAIFDSAAIRKSARSQGLRTEASARYERGVNWAGLETACRRAIELILETAGGTVTAQSTIDHRQGTLTRTIELRLERVREVLGMVELDEDLGELQASDIERTLTALGCELQSNGSETWIVTVPPYRYRDLEREIDLIEEIARLYGYNKFTDTLPDKTELGYLSIDQVIKRKVREAFRAAGLTEVMHYSLGKPGEERQVVLANPLFTEYSALRTDLINGLIEAFQYNLEQGNGALNGFEVGHIFAQEEELIESEAIAGILGGDPAQGKWVRGGKDQPMTWFEAKGVLDSVFDRVGLTVEYQPDRRDARLHPGRTASLWVKGERLGTFGQLHPQLRQERGLPDEVYVFQLNLDVVIQQLETDEAMVSIFKPFSTYPASDRDIAFFAARDVAVSDLERTIVKAGGKLLESVELFDEYIGDRVPAGQRSLAFRLVYRADDRTLKDEDVDPVHQKVREALTEKFRVELRS, encoded by the coding sequence ATGCGTATCTCTCTCAATTGGCTGCGGGAACTGATAGATATTTCAATGACCCCGGAGGCGTTGGCGGAAAAGCTGACGATGGCGGGGTTTGAGGTCGAAGACATAGAAGATCGACGCACTTGGGCAGATGGAGTCGTCGTTGGGAAAGTGCTGACGCGAGAACAGCATCCGAATGCCGATCGCTTGAGTGTTTGCACAGTCGATATTGGCGGTGAAAGTCCCTCTCAAATCGTTTGCGGTGCGGCAAATGTCCGAGCCGATATTTTTGTGGCAGTGGCAACGCTTGGAACTTACTTACCGAATGTTGATCTAAAAATTAAGCCTGCCAAGCTCAGAGGCGTGGAATCCAAAGGGATGATTTGTTCTTTGTCGGAACTGGGTCTGACTAAAGAATCAGAAGGTATTCACATCTTTGATGAGACTGTGACGGGCGCGTTGCAGCCGGGAATGGATGTGCGTCCGCTGCTTGGATTAGATGATGCCATTTTAGACTTGACTTCGACCGCAAATCGGGCTGATGCGCTTAGTCTAGTGGGCATTGCGCGAGAAGTCGCAGCGTTAACAGGCGGAACGCTGCGACTCCCGCAACCTGCCGCACCGCAAGTCGAGCAAAATCGCTCTTTGTCAATCAACATCAGCGATGCTCAAGCTTGCCCGACCTACATCGGAACGATGATCGAGAACGTCAAGATTGCACCGTCGCCGTTGTGGTTGCAGCGTCGATTGTTAGCATCAGGAGTACGATCGATCAACAACATTGTCGATGTGACCAATTACATCATGCTCGAATGGGGTCAACCGCTTCATGCGTTTGATCTCGATCGTTTGATTCAAGTCGCTGGAAGTGATCAAATCGAAATGGGTGTGCGATTTGCACGATCGGGCGAATCGGTGAAAACGCTCGATGGTCAAGACCGCAAACTGCAAGAGCAAGCCTTGTTAATCACGGTGAACGACAAGCCGACGATGTTAGCAGGGGTGTTTGGCGGAGAAGAAACAGAAGTCAGCGATACGACTCAGAATGTACTGCTCGAGGCGGCGATTTTTGATTCTGCGGCAATTCGTAAATCGGCACGATCGCAAGGCTTGAGAACTGAAGCATCGGCGCGGTATGAGCGCGGGGTCAACTGGGCAGGACTGGAAACCGCTTGCCGTCGAGCGATCGAACTCATTCTCGAAACGGCAGGCGGAACGGTCACAGCGCAAAGCACGATCGACCATCGACAAGGTACTTTAACGAGAACGATCGAGCTTCGCTTAGAGCGCGTTCGCGAAGTGTTAGGTATGGTCGAACTCGATGAGGATTTAGGCGAACTCCAAGCGAGTGATATCGAACGCACCTTAACGGCTTTGGGCTGTGAGTTGCAGTCGAACGGTTCAGAAACCTGGATTGTGACTGTTCCGCCTTATCGCTATCGGGACTTAGAGCGCGAGATCGATTTGATCGAAGAAATTGCGCGGCTTTATGGATACAACAAGTTCACAGATACTTTGCCGGATAAGACTGAGCTAGGGTATTTGTCGATCGATCAGGTGATTAAGCGCAAAGTTCGCGAAGCATTCCGAGCCGCAGGTTTAACCGAAGTGATGCACTATTCCTTGGGTAAACCTGGAGAAGAACGTCAGGTTGTTCTGGCAAATCCGCTGTTTACGGAATACTCTGCCCTGAGAACTGATTTGATCAATGGCTTGATCGAGGCATTCCAATACAACTTAGAGCAAGGCAATGGAGCCTTGAACGGGTTTGAGGTGGGTCACATCTTTGCTCAAGAAGAAGAACTGATCGAATCTGAAGCGATCGCGGGCATTCTCGGCGGCGATCCGGCTCAGGGTAAGTGGGTACGTGGGGGTAAAGACCAGCCGATGACCTGGTTTGAAGCAAAAGGCGTTTTAGATAGCGTCTTCGATCGTGTTGGTTTAACCGTGGAATACCAGCCCGATCGTCGTGATGCTCGACTGCATCCGGGACGTACTGCTTCATTGTGGGTGAAAGGTGAACGCTTAGGAACCTTTGGGCAACTCCATCCCCAACTGCGTCAAGAGCGCGGATTACCGGATGAAGTGTATGTGTTCCAGCTTAATCTCGATGTCGTGATTCAACAGCTTGAGACGGACGAAGCAATGGTTTCGATCTTCAAGCCGTTCTCAACTTATCCCGCTTCCGATCGCGATATTGCGTTCTTCGCAGCGCGTGACGTTGCGGTGAGCGATTTAGAGCGCACGATCGTCAAAGCAGGCGGTAAGCTGCTCGAATCCGTGGAACTGTTTGATGAGTACATAGGTGATCGGGTTCCGGCGGGTCAAAGAAGCCTTGCCTTCCGGCTGGTGTATCGAGCGGACGATCGCACCTTGAAAGATGAAGATGTCGATCCGGTTCATCAGAAAGTGCGTGAAGCATTAACCGAGAAATTCCGCGTAGAACTGAGAAGCTAA
- a CDS encoding YciI family protein, translating to MPKYVVWGSYCEDVLEKRAPYRQAHLDGLAKQKEDGILITIGPTKDVTKVFGIYEAENEAIVRDLIESDPYWQNQIWTEYDIKEWIQAI from the coding sequence GTGCCTAAATATGTGGTTTGGGGGAGCTATTGCGAAGATGTGCTAGAAAAAAGAGCACCATATCGCCAAGCTCATTTAGATGGACTCGCCAAACAAAAAGAAGATGGAATTTTGATTACGATCGGCCCGACCAAAGATGTAACTAAAGTGTTTGGGATTTACGAGGCTGAGAATGAAGCGATCGTGCGTGATTTGATTGAGTCTGATCCGTATTGGCAAAACCAAATCTGGACGGAATACGACATCAAAGAATGGATTCAGGCGATTTAA
- a CDS encoding ribonuclease, with protein MFKKAIIPALLLAGICALPGISEARPSRPKPAQQTRNVPGQFDYYVMALSWSPDYCATNGNRDPQQCGAGRQLGFVLHGLWPQYDRGYPQNCTTEAFNPRMQQQFPGLYPSSKLYSHEWEKHGTCSGLSQVQYHQLSKTFKESVTIPDRYVRPTQPFRVTLTQFKQDFVRANPGFTANSVAPSCSGSGRFLQETLVCYSKDGKPGTCSEEVLRRSRRSCGQANFLVRSVR; from the coding sequence ATGTTCAAAAAAGCCATTATTCCAGCTCTACTGCTGGCTGGAATTTGCGCCCTTCCAGGGATTTCAGAAGCACGTCCTTCTCGTCCCAAACCTGCTCAGCAAACTCGGAATGTTCCAGGACAATTCGATTATTATGTGATGGCGCTTTCTTGGTCGCCGGATTACTGTGCAACGAATGGCAACCGCGATCCTCAACAATGCGGCGCAGGACGGCAATTAGGCTTTGTCCTGCATGGGTTGTGGCCCCAGTACGATCGCGGCTATCCACAAAACTGCACTACCGAAGCATTTAACCCAAGAATGCAGCAACAGTTTCCGGGTCTTTATCCCAGTTCAAAGCTATACAGTCACGAATGGGAAAAGCATGGAACTTGTTCAGGTCTATCTCAAGTGCAATACCACCAATTGTCAAAAACGTTCAAAGAGAGTGTTACGATTCCCGATCGCTATGTCCGCCCAACTCAACCATTTCGTGTGACTTTGACGCAGTTTAAACAGGATTTTGTCAGGGCTAATCCTGGTTTTACAGCAAACAGTGTTGCTCCGAGTTGTTCGGGGTCAGGACGGTTTTTACAAGAAACGCTGGTGTGCTACTCGAAAGATGGCAAGCCTGGGACTTGTAGTGAAGAAGTGTTACGACGATCGCGAAGAAGTTGTGGTCAGGCGAACTTTTTAGTGCGGAGTGTTCGGTAA
- a CDS encoding DUF2382 domain-containing protein: MVLGHQSTPMSNHKRAVGIFSNRRDAENALHELKASGFNMDHVSVIARDADHDKNIAGAETTKRMGNKADKGAGVGAVSGGALGGLTGLLVGLGTLAIPGVGPIMLAGAAATTLATAAAGTAIGAASGGLLGGLVGLGIPEREAKIYNDRVQQGDYLVVVDGTDEEIRRAETILNHQNGLHDWAVYDQPTNTHQAAATPAMMPLESSAALTDAPVATQKRVETAAPVVAPTRMETPATPLVDRTPATDDEAVRLYEERLIVDKDRNKTGEVAIGKHIETETRQVSVPIEKERVVIERITPTNTEAVAGSDAFSNAEIHVEVYEETPEIQKEAFVREEVVVRKEVVQETLAVEETLRREEIDVHTEGEAIVDRDLDQR, encoded by the coding sequence ATGGTTTTAGGTCATCAAAGCACCCCTATGAGCAACCACAAAAGAGCAGTTGGAATCTTCTCTAATCGCCGAGATGCAGAAAACGCGCTGCATGAGCTGAAGGCTTCAGGATTTAATATGGATCACGTTTCTGTGATTGCTCGTGATGCAGATCACGACAAGAACATTGCAGGCGCAGAGACAACCAAGCGCATGGGCAACAAAGCGGACAAAGGCGCAGGTGTTGGAGCCGTATCTGGCGGCGCATTGGGTGGCTTAACAGGCTTGCTCGTCGGCTTAGGAACTCTGGCGATTCCGGGCGTAGGCCCGATTATGTTGGCGGGTGCAGCCGCAACCACGCTGGCAACCGCAGCCGCAGGAACCGCGATCGGTGCAGCATCGGGTGGATTGCTTGGTGGCTTAGTTGGACTCGGAATTCCTGAACGTGAAGCTAAGATCTACAACGATCGCGTTCAGCAAGGCGACTATCTTGTGGTTGTGGATGGCACAGACGAAGAAATCCGACGTGCTGAAACAATCCTCAATCACCAAAATGGACTGCACGACTGGGCGGTTTATGATCAGCCCACGAATACTCATCAGGCTGCTGCCACGCCCGCAATGATGCCGCTCGAAAGCAGTGCCGCCTTGACCGATGCCCCGGTCGCAACCCAAAAGCGAGTTGAGACAGCGGCTCCGGTCGTCGCTCCCACCAGAATGGAAACGCCTGCAACACCCCTTGTCGATCGCACTCCTGCAACCGATGATGAAGCGGTTCGCTTGTACGAAGAACGCTTGATTGTAGACAAAGATCGCAATAAGACTGGAGAAGTCGCAATCGGTAAGCACATTGAAACCGAAACTCGTCAAGTCTCGGTTCCGATCGAGAAAGAGCGGGTTGTGATCGAGCGGATCACTCCGACCAACACAGAAGCGGTGGCAGGAAGCGATGCTTTTAGTAACGCAGAAATTCACGTAGAAGTGTACGAAGAAACTCCCGAAATTCAGAAGGAAGCTTTTGTGCGTGAGGAAGTGGTTGTTCGCAAGGAAGTGGTTCAAGAAACTCTTGCCGTCGAAGAAACCCTGCGTCGTGAAGAAATCGATGTCCACACCGAAGGCGAAGCGATCGTCGATCGTGATCTAGACCAACGTTAA
- a CDS encoding BON domain-containing protein: protein MKKVTLLFLSGLLAISTAACGPAKTSSEAPDTTTTAPDSQNVDKPAAQASQNDATDETRRKQLNSDIRSREQRNQAIGDPNVRDDSDLASEVRSKLEANLPNSALAVDAKDGKVTVSGTVVDQSQLGKIGTLARQINGVKAVELKVKTKQAAKPDAPNPDSKNITQDHTTNKN, encoded by the coding sequence ATGAAAAAAGTTACTCTTCTTTTCCTCAGTGGTCTGTTGGCTATTAGTACCGCAGCTTGCGGCCCTGCAAAAACGAGTAGTGAAGCACCTGATACCACCACAACAGCGCCAGACAGTCAAAACGTAGACAAACCTGCTGCACAAGCGAGTCAGAATGATGCGACTGACGAAACTCGCAGAAAGCAACTGAATTCCGATATTCGATCGCGGGAGCAGCGCAATCAAGCGATCGGCGATCCAAATGTAAGGGATGATAGTGACCTCGCGAGCGAAGTGCGATCGAAGCTCGAAGCCAATCTGCCAAACAGTGCATTAGCAGTAGATGCGAAAGATGGAAAGGTTACAGTGAGCGGTACAGTTGTGGATCAAAGCCAACTCGGTAAAATCGGCACTTTAGCTAGGCAGATTAACGGGGTCAAAGCCGTTGAACTCAAAGTTAAAACCAAGCAAGCAGCAAAGCCAGACGCTCCCAATCCTGATAGCAAAAACATAACGCAGGATCATACGACTAATAAAAACTAA